Genomic segment of Homo sapiens chromosome 15 genomic patch of type FIX, GRCh38.p14 PATCHES HG2139_PATCH:
GGCCCTCACCTCCTACCGCCCCAaactcaacctccctgggctctttGGGCTCACATCTCCAAGGACCTTggtcccccagccccaggccccgcCCTCGCCAGTCATCCCTGGGTGACTTTGGGCTGGTGACTCCTGAGGCTCCCTGCTGCAgactctgccctcccctcctgctgcctcaaggtcgacctccctgggctctttGCGCTGGCGTCTCCAAGGAGCTGGGTCCCAACCCTGTGTTTCCCTCCCCCATCATGGAGCAGCAACTCAGACATCGTGCTGATGTCCCTCCCCACGACCAGGAGGGTGGAATGTAGTGATGTCACAATCCACCTGGGAACTGTCATTACTGCAAGACCAGCCTTTGATCTTATGACCCAGTCCCCTAAGCGTTGTCACCCCATTTCTGATTCCTCTGGTCACAGCACAAATTTCCAGCTGCAAAGGGAATGGAGATTATGGGACCTAGGAGCAAGAGGTTTCAGGCTGCCTTACTCCCTTAACATAGACACTGACAGTGGGAAAAGCCTACACTTCCCCCATGAGCTCAAAACGTTAACAGTGTCTCTGGGTGGCAATGGGAgaattggtttggtttggttttctcccAGGCTTCTACTTTCCAGagagattttaacttttttctcagTTCTCCACCTCATATTCTAATTCTCCATGGTTCTGGGACCAGACTGCCCTTCAGTCAGTGGTCTCTGAAGTGAGATTTGCTCATCTTCTGTGGAATAGATCTTGGGAAACTGAACTTGACAGCTTGAATCTTCCTCATATTATCTCAACCTTGGGTACTTTGAGTGCCACAGAATAAATGTGGGACATCTTTCTGAAGCATCAGTTTCCCTTGATTCTCTTGAGATCAAGAGAAAAAACATGAATGTACTTAGGGATGACAGTCACATAGGCTTCTAAGAGTATACCAGACTTCTCTCTGAAATGAGGCTTGGTTTGTCATCTTTCTGATAAATTCCCAGATTTAACAAAAagcctgccttctgccatgaggacACATTGATATAAAAGTTTGAGAGGTACTGGTGCACTTCTTCACACTAACAGACGTGTGAGGATGTATGACTCTAAACCACATGGCATACAGTTCCTGCCTacttaatgtttacttttctacCTCTGCCTCTGGTTTTGGTCCCTGGCAGCTGCTGATTCTTGGCAAAACCCCAGAGCTTGGAGTCAGAAGACTGAGTTTCAAAGTCCCAGTAtcgcctttttctttttttttcttttttctagccaTGATATCAATCCCTCTCAGTCACTAAATGATTGTGACAACACCTTGTACAGTTGTTGGTGTCGTTAAATCAGATGGTGTATAAGAGTATTTTGTAAAAACTGTAAAGGAGGATGTGGCTGTAGGGGCTGACAGTTCTTATGAGTATTACTGCTCTTCTTTCCCACAGTTAAAAGAATATTGGCAGAAAAACAGCCCTAGAGTTCCAGAAGGAGCCAAGAGGAACAGGAAAACAAATGGCAGTATCCCTGAGACAGCcacttctggtggttgccagtCACCTGGGGATGTGAGTCTTGGCTGGCCAGGCTTCTGGGGACAGGGGGCCCAAGGGGCAATAGAAGGTAATTGTTGAGATCACGGATGGACTGTTGGGTGATGGTTAAGAATTCTGGGtttggccaggtgtgctggctcacgcctgtaatcctagcactttgggagaccaaggcaggtggatcacaaggtcaggagattgagaccatcctggctaacatggtgaaaccccgtctctactaaaaaatacaaagaaatttgccaggcatggtggtgggcgcctgtagtcccagctactcaggaggctgaggcaggagaatggcgtgaacccaggaggtggagcttgcagtaagccaagattgtgccactgcactctagcctgggaaagagcgagactccgtctcaaaaaaaaaaaaaaaaaaaaaaaaaaatggaattctgGGTTTGCATCCTGCCTCTCCGCCTGGTAGGGATATGATTTACGGCAAGTTGCTTGAGCTCTTTGGGCCTCTCTTTTTACATCTGTATAACAGAGATGGTATTGTTTGACTTCcatttgtgaagtttaaatgagatttgtttttgttgtttttatgttaatCCCTAGTACATGGCCTGCCGTAAACACCCAGGACACCCAGCATTGCTGTTTGATTTTCCTCATCCCCAGTCTCAAGGGAAAGCCAGGACAATGAGAACAGTCACTTGCCATCAGGAGTCACTGAAAGGGCCCCAGGGTGggatgatgtggagaaaagaaccATGAGAGAAGTTGGCACAGAGTTATGGGACAAAGGGTCCAagataggcagaaaagaaaatgttgccagttgatggggaagaaaggaagtcagaggGCTCAGACACCGAGGGGGACAGAACATCTCCATGTGCACTCTCATCTCTTGTAGTCAGCAACAGGTATCCACGGGGAGGGCCCTACATCATCTGCTACCCTGAAGGATCTGGAGGTAGGAGGCTCTGGGCGGAGGTGCAGTGACCCTGCAGGCCAGCCCTCCATCCTCCTCACACAGTGGGGACTGGGTGCCCCTCTGCCAGCTGAGACAGCCCACACACCCCAGCCCTGATGATCGTTTTCTCTACCTCTCCCCCgactcctcctccacctcctcctctctgcatGCGCCTCAGAGCCCGTGCCAAGAGCCAGCAGTAGTCCTGAACCCAAGGTCCGTAAAAATCAGTCAACTGAAGAACACCATCAAATCTTTGGTAAGAGTCCAGTGGGGTCCCCTGAGTCCACGCTGCCAATCCTGGGCTCCAGTTTCCCCTTAGGGCCCTGAAGAAAGTGCTGGGGGCCCCTGGTGCCAAGGACAAATAGGGAGCTGGGGTGCCCAGGCCTCACCTGGAGGGACCCCAGAGCATGCAGCATGGCTCTGCTTTTGCTGCCCTCTTTGCCGACTCTCTCCTCTCCAGACACCCCTGCTCGAGTCCTTGCTACACACGCCCTGGGGTTGTTGCCTCTCGGGGAATTACTAGCCTGACTGGTTGTCAGGGGCCCTGTATTTCTGCTGTGACTCAGTTCCTAATTTGCTCTTTGATTCTGGACAAGCCACCTCTCCTTTTTGGTCTTGTGTTTCCAGAGGAGGTAGTGAGTATCAAAGGTCTCTGTTAGCTCTGAGAGTCCGAGATTTAAAGGCCCCCTAGAATAGAAACCCAGGGCCAAGGGCTCCTGTCTGTCCTTTTCCATCCTATATCTGCTGTGAAGAATCATACCTGGCCCATACATGCTCAGTACACGTTTATTGAGTGAACCCACTTTTCTAAATCACAAGCTGCCAGAAGGAGGGGCCTttctgaaactccatctctagggGTTTATGTTACTGTCCTCTCAAGAGAGTCCTGATTCAGACTTTGAGTTCTGTGGCTGTGGGCAAAAACCAACAAAGACCCAAATCctctgtccttgggagcttgaagAGAGTTTACCAGTTCATGTTCCCATTGGGTCTGAGAACTTTGCCTTTAAAATCCATTCCTGACCCCTGCCTACCGCTTCCTGTCTGGGGAATAGAGTTGAGGGGGCCACCCTCCATCACCTTAATTTGACTCTTCCCACAGAAACAACAGAAGAAACAAGTGGAACATCAGCTGGAAGAAGTAACGTGATTTCTTTATTTGCTCGCGACACGACTGCTGGGTTTGGGGGGCACTCAGACATAGAGGCCTCAGTCTCATCTCGcccactcccagcctggggaAGGAGGCTCACCCCTCAgattccaccccatccccacaggGTCCCTGATAACCTGGTCCCATGGGTGGGCCTGTCCTGGGGCATTGGTGGCATTCTGGGGGCATGTCTCTTGCTGTGCCGTCTCTGCGTCTCCCTGGTAAgagctctgtcttcctcttcctataGGAAAAGCAAACgagaaacaaaaagccaaaaggGAGCTAGAGGTGAGTGGAGGGCGTGAAGCTTCCTCCTGTCCTCCGGGGAgagtgtttctttccttctctttcagcacTTGCTTGGTTTTTCTCCCAAAGGTTCAAATCCAGAGGTTGAACATACAGAAAAAGTAACTAAATACGGACCTATATGACACGAAATGTTCTCTCAGATACTTTGAAGGTAGGAATCTGGGCACCCTGTCATCCTTCAACCTGGCACTTTGACGGGTCTTCACGGGGAGTCGTTTGGGCCCCATCTCAACTCTCTCATTACTGAAGAGTCCAAGGATCTGGCGGGCTGCCTGCAATATTCATTGCAGTGTATAGGAGAGTTAGAGCGGGCTCTCTCTGCTGTCACCACCACAGAGGAGAAGGAGATCAGTGTGAGTTCAACCACTTGCCCTGTCCCCTGGGTGCCCAGCTTCACAGATGGAGGAGCGAGCCTAAAGGTCCCTTCTGCAGGTTGGAGTGTCCTGCCCAgaaggcagcatggccatttctCGCTGCTTTTTTGTATGGTTGTTAGAGGCAGCGTGGGGCTGAGTCAGCTGCTGTGGGTGAGTTGGGGGGCACTTTGGGGAGTGAGCACTGGACACAGAGATTGGAGGCCAAGTGCCTGCCCTGCCCTTACCTGGCTGTGGTCTCGGCCAAGTCCTAGGTGGGGTATTGGGTACTTGTACTGTGAAGGTACAGAAGAGTACCTTTAGTATGTTACCATTTCTGTAGAGagaggaaatgtgtgtgtgtgtgcatgtttgtgtacaTACTAtgataatatacataaaacatgtcTGCAAGTGTTCATAAAAAATTCAGGAGAGAGCAACAGGGTGGCTGGGAGATACTTCCCTTCTGTACTTTCTGAGTTTGGGACTATGCGAATGTATCATCAtttcaaaaagtgaacaaaagattAATTTTCCCCTTCCTATCTGTGCCCCCACCCCTAGCAAGAAAAATGGGTTTAGAGAATCAGATAGACCTGggtgttcaaatcccagctctgcctaaGTGATCTTAGGCAAGCACTTAACCTCAAATACTCCATGTTTTTTCATCTACACAATAGAGGTCATCATAGTAACTGTCTCCTATGGTGGcgaggattaaatgggattgcTAGCATGGAACTCGTTGAAGCACTCCATAAAGGTTCAAACAGtggtaataataacagtaataaccaTAGCAATATTATctgatctctctgggcctctgttagCCAGCTGTAAATTCGATCTCTTTCCCTGTCCCTTCCAACTTTTCTGAGTTCTTTTAAAAACCAGACCATGGGCTTGGAAATGCCTTGATCTTTACTGACCGAGTTGTATATTGAGCCTAGCCCTGGCCCTTTTAAGGGGTACTGTGTGGAATGTCCCGGCCTCCCCAGATTGGAACTTCTCACTCTTCGCCATCCAGTTCTCGAGCCGCAGCAGAGCACATACGGAGTGGGAGTTAGAGCAGTCCCTACAGGAGAAGGCACGGCTGAAGGCATAGCTAACACGGGTGAGGTTTTGCAGAGGGAGGGATGTGGAAGGAAGATGACCCCAGGTGGCCAGGAGCAGGTGAGGACCAGTGACAGCCCTTCCTAACTTCTGTGCCCATTCTTGCAGTTGAAGGAGTCGTTTCAACAAGTCCAATTACAGAGAGATAACTATGCTCAACAAATAAAAGGAGAGAGGGCCCGGTGGCAGCAGAGGATGAGAAAAATGTCGCAGGAGGTGAGATCTGACCCTTCAGCCCCCCCACATTAGATAGGTCACTGGATCTTTCTgggcatctgtaaaatgggaatagtagaGCCAGAGGTGGTCATGGGTCTGGGCtttgtggaggtgggggcagagagggagagggcagcCTGTCCAGCCTCCAGCCCCTCTCTCCAGGGCCCTTTCCCCCTGTGCTTTGGGCAGGTTTACACACTGAAGACAGAGAAGGAGCATTATACACATCGGGTAGAGGGGCTGGAGAGGAGCTTGTCCAAACTCAAAAACCAGATGGGTAAGATGGGGCTGGCGTGACCTGGGAGCAGGACTGGCATCAGAGGGCTGTGAGGGTGGCTTCGAATGCcccagggaggtgggtggatggaagggagagggaggcagagggaaagaggTCTGTGCTAGGAGACGGCAAGTCTTGTCATCTCCATGAGCCTCAGGGTCCTTATCAGCAAAGGGGGCCCATTGTCAGCCACCCACAGTTCTCTCTATCTGAAAGTGGCTTTGAAGACTGGCTACCATCCGGCTGTGAGGAATCATTAGCAGTGAGGCCAAGTTTGGGGAGCCTGAGAGGAGCTGTGTACCAAGAGGacggtttttgttttgttttgttttgtttgagaatcCAGAAGCCCTTATTATCTGCTTCCTTTCTCAGCTGAACCCCTGCCTCCAGAGCCCCCAGCAGTGCCCTCTGAGGTGGAGCCGCAGCACCTGAGGAAGGAACTAGATAGAGTGGCAGGAGAGCTCCAGGTCCAGGTCAAAAACAATCAGCGCATAAGTCTCCTGAACTGGGGACAAGACGAGAGGATTCGAGAGCAGGAAGAGAGGCTTCGGAAGCAGGAGGAGAGGCTTTAGGAGCAGCATAAGAGGCTTCAGCAGCTGGCCGAGCCACAGAGCATCTTCAAGGAGCTGGTGCGTTGCCCCTCCTGGGGAGCCTGCCCTCCCAAGCCCTCTGGGCCTTTGTTTCCCCACCTCTAAAATGGGGCAGTGTAGCCCTCATGTGAAAGGTTACTTCTAAAGGCACCTGTGAGCCAGGTGGCTGTGGGAGAGAGGGGATGATTTTTCTAACCGGCCTCCAGCCTTCCCAGTGCCATGGGAGGCAGACACCAAGTTCTGGGGTCTCCAGCTGCAGTGGGTGGCTGCTGATTGCTTCTCTCTGtccagaacaatgagaacaagagCGCACTGCAGTTGGAGCAGCAAGTAAAGGAGCTACAGGAGAAGCTTGGTGAGGTGAAGGACACGGAAACCTCCACCCCATCCAAAAagggctgggaggcaggcagcagcctctggggaggggaggtacCAAGCCAGAGgcagctccagcctgggggctggTGACCCCAGCACCATCCAGGGCAGTACTGTGACTGTTTCTTGCTTCCTGCCCTCTGACTTTTAGAGGTGGGTAGCCCTGGGCTCCTCTCAGGTCTGGACATCATCATCCCAGCTAGAGGCATGGAGCCCCCAATCACAGGGGAAGAGACAGTGCTATAACAGGCTCCTtatgccagctgcagtggctcacacctgtaatcccagcactttgggaggctgaggcaggagaatcacttgaggtcgtgagtttgagatcagcctggccaacatggtaaaacctcatgtctactaaaattacaaaaataaaaaataaaaattagcagggcattgtggcgcatgcctgtaattccacctactctggaggctgaggcaggagaatcgcttgagcccaggaggtggaggttgcagtgagctgagattgcaccactgcactccagcctgggccacagagtgacactcttgtcggaaaacaaaacaaaaagtctccTTAGATTAAAACTGGATTCCAGCCTCGGTTCCACTGGTCACCATTCAAGTACTTTGCATCTCtaagtctctgtttctttaaCTTCAAAGGGAAGTTAGCATTTTCCTTACAGAGgtgctgaggattaaatgagaagagGGTATGAGatttgaggctggggaaggaggcatgGGGTTCTAGGAAAGGGAGGCAGTCACTTAGGCCTGGAGTAAGGGGACAGGGGCCTGGGCAGGCGACAGAGCCCCACAGTGCTGTTGCTACCCTGTTAATGGGCCCAGAATCTGGAAGCCAGCCACCACATGCCCTCACACCCAGGGTCTTCCTGCAGGTGGAGCTGAAGAGCCAAGAGGCTCAGAGTCTGCAGCAGCAGCCAGACCATTACCTGGGTCACCTGCAGCAGTACGTGGCCACCTATCAGCAGCAGGTGGCCGCCTATCAGCAGCTGACCTGTGAGAAGGAGGCGCTGTACAGGCAGTGCCTGCAACAGACCCAGCTAATGAAAcagctgcagcagcaggaagTTTGGGGCAAAGCAGTGGCCGAGATGGCCTGCCAAAAGTTGCAGGAGACCCAGGGGAGGGAGCTGCCAAGGATGGGGCTGTGAGGGGGACGACCTGGCAAACTCCATCCCTTCTCACTCTGTCCTGGCCCCTTAGGAGCACCTGGAAGCGGCCAGCCAGCAGAACCAGCAGCTAACGGCCCAGCTGAGCCTCATGGCTCTCCCTGGGGAAGGTACGGGAGACTgctcagaggaagaggagagagcccCAGGAGGAAGGGGGGACTGCTAGCAGCATAGGATTGAGGAGTTGGAAGAGACCTTTAGAACAGCTGGTCATTATGCCGACCGGGTGCCTGCACTAAGTTCGGCATCAGTGTGGTGACCTCCTGTGAGCGGGGGGTCACCAAGTTGCCTAAGGGTGGCTGAACTGGCCAAGGTCAGAAAGGGAGCAGGTCAGAACTCCCACATCGACCAGTAGTGGGAGTGTGCCTGGGCGGAATAGCAAGATCTTgattcttaaaagtaaaaataaagaacaacagCTCATTCCtctctggggaggggctggctcAGGGTTACACAGTGAGGGTGGAGGTAGAGGTGGGCCCACAGTACCTCCCTTGTTGGGTTGTCTGAAGACCCCTCTGGCCACCCCCCACAGGACACGGAGGAGAACATCTGGACAGTGAGGGGGAGGAGGCACCTCGGCCCATGCCGAGTGTCCCAGAGGACCTGGAGAGCAGGGAGGCCATGGTGAGCCTGACTCCCCCTGCACCCATTTTGCCACCTTTCTCTGTGGTCCCTCCAAGACCCCTTTATGCTCTTCGTTTCCCTGCCTTCTGATTTCTCTGGACCCTCACCCCTTCTGGGAGCCAGTGGTCAGACACCATTTCACCTGTGACAAACGTGTACTCTCTGAGGCCCCAAGGGAAGGGCCTGCACTCCACCTCTCTGCCCCGTTTGCTCCGTGTATGCCCCTACAAGAATGCTCGCGTCTTGCCCTCAGGTGGCATTTTTCAAGTCCGCTGGAGCTAGTGcccaggagaagcaggcacagtTACAAGAGCAGGTGAAAGAGCAGAGGGTGTGCTGCCAGCGCCTGGCTCACCCGGTGGCCTCGGCCCAGAAGGAGCCAGAGGCAGCCAGAGGCCCTGgagccccagggcctgggggcGAGTCTGTGAGTGGGGAGACCCACCGGGCCCTGCAGGAAGTCACGGAGAAGCTGGCCCATGCCAGGACTCACCTCCGCCTTCTCCATGACTTGAAAATGCCACCTGAGGGCAGGTCGCTGCCGAGATGTGACTGCAATATTTTGGCTCCAGAGCAGCTTTATGGACCACCTGGAGGAGAAGGCAGACCTGAGTGAGCTggtgaagaaaaaagaactttgCTTCATCCACCACTGGCGAGATAGATGCCATCAGTGAGTGGGAGGCCAGGGCACGGCAGGGGGAGCTGCAGGACCGTCGGAGGGGCCCCAGCGTCTGAGCCCTGTCCTCCCGCAGGAAAATCCATCACCTTTTATCAGAACCAGGGGGCCGTGCCAAAGATGCGGCACTGGTAGGAGGACACCATCAGGCTGGAGCTCAGGGAGGAGATGAAGGTAGGGTGTGCAACatctctgtgggggtgggggtgggtgtgaGGGTGGGCGCAGGCAGCGGCATGGCAGCTGAGCACCCCTCCCTCCAGGTGAAgctgctggagctgcagcagatGGTGTTGCGGCTTATAGCAACTACAACAATGGGCACAGAAAATTCCTGGCCACTGCCCAGAACCCTGCTGATGAGCCCGGTCCAGGAGCCCCAGCCCCCCAGGAGCTTGGGGCTGCAGGCAAGCATGGTGGTGAGTGGAGCCCTCAGGCGGGGTGGGCAGGCTGGAAGAGGGGGGCTCCCACTGTGCTCAGATCCCCGCCTCCCTCTCTCCAAAGATCTTTGTGAGGTGAGCCTCACCTCCTCTGCCCAAGGAGAGGCCACCTGGCCACatcctgttttgttccatttgtaTTCCCACTTCATTTATATACATTCCTTCTTCCTctgaattattttgaagtaaaacctatatatcatatcattttttaaattaccttatATGTATCTGTAGAAgacaaggaattttaaaaaatgaatatactcATAATGCcattaaataccaaaaaatacATTCTGAAAATAGCCACAAATTCAGAGTTtacattttcttgactttctcataagtgatttttttctaggttatctaTTTCAGATACCTGTTTGCTCATATTTACATTCCTAACTGAACAATGTCTGAAGAGGTACTTAAACCTGTCATAAAACACAAATGAGCTTATGACCAAATGCTTAGTGCCAGAAAAAACTTCAAACTGCAATATGAGTCTCTCCAAATACAGAAAGGACCAGTATTTTAAGAGGTGTGTTAACTAAAATGTTGCAGTGTATGGAGCAGAGCAGGAAGAACCTTTAAGTCCGAAACTTACAAGTAAATTTCATAGTTTCCGTGGTCCTTCCACAACAACCTCTGGCATCTGTTTTTTCTACAATGGAGGTAACAGTAGCTCTTTCAGAGCAGGAAAAGGCTTAGAGCAGTGCTAGAAGAGGGTGGTGGCTATATAAAGTTTAGCTATTTGTATATTGTAAcaaaccaccttttttttttttttaagtcagtagTAGATTTCTTTTGGAAAAGTAGCCGCCTCCTGTCTAGAGATACCTGCAGTTCCACTAAGTGAACATTGGTGTCTGCTCACCTTTGCCTCTATTTCTCTCAATAATATACTCTTAAGCTGTTCCCTGATTTAGCAATTTtatacactttctttttctttatttttttttcctttcccttttcctgagACActgtcccgctctgtcgcccagtctggactGCAGCAGCGccaacatggctcactgccaccttcaccccctggctcaagcaatcctcctacattagccttcagagta
This window contains:
- the LOC124905372 gene encoding golgin subfamily A member 2-like, with translation MGPESGSQPPHALTPRVFLQVELKSQEAQSLQQQPDHYLGHLQQYVATYQQQVAAYQQLTCEKEALYRQCLQQTQLMKQLQQQEVWGKAVAEMACQKLQETQGRELPRMGL
- the LOC101930434 gene encoding putative golgin subfamily A member 8I isoform X1 translates to MALPGEGHGGEHLDSEGEEAPRPMPSVPEDLESREAMSSFMDHLEEKADLSELVKKKELCFIHHWRDRCHQKIHHLLSEPGGRAKDAALVGGHHQAGAQGGDEGEAAGAAADGVAAYSNYNNGHRKFLATAQNPADEPGPGAPAPQELGAAGKHGGYLFQIPVCSYLHS